Proteins from one Cicer arietinum cultivar CDC Frontier isolate Library 1 chromosome 3, Cicar.CDCFrontier_v2.0, whole genome shotgun sequence genomic window:
- the LOC101491434 gene encoding uncharacterized protein isoform X1: MHRVGSTGNANNSTRPRKEKRLTYVLNDSDDTKHCAGINSLALLTSAISDGSDYLFTGSRDGRLKRWALAEDVATCSATFESHVDWVNDAVLVGDSTLVSCSSDTTLKTWNALSTGTCLRTHRQHTDYVTCLAAAGKNSNIVASGGLGGEVFMWDIEAALAPVSKSSDAMVDESSNGIHGSANSLPLTNLRNISSSNSISLHTTQTQGYIPIAAKGHKESVYALAMNEGGTILVSGGTEKVVRVWDTRSGSKILKLKGHTDNIRALLLDPNGRYCLSGSSDSMIRLWDIGQQRCVHSYAVHTDSVWALASTPTFSHVYSGGRDFSLYLTDLQTRESSLLCTGEHPILQLALHNDNIWVASTDSSVHRWPAEGCNPQKIFQRGNSFLAGNLSFSRARVSLEGSIPVPIYKEPTLSIMGTPGIVQHEVLNNKRHVLTKDTSDSVKLWEITRGVVVEDYGKVSFKEKKEELFEMVNIPAWFTVDTRLGSLSVHLDTPQCFSAEMYSVDLNIVGKPEDDKVNLGRETLKGLLAHWLRKRKQRVGSPAPALANGELSGKDVATRSLVHSRAEVDVSSENDAMVHPPFEFSAVSPPSIVTEGSHGGPWRKKITDLDGTEDEKDFPWWCLDCVLNNRLPTRENTKCSFYLHPCEGSPVQILTQGKLSAPRILRIHKVINYVVEKMVLDKPLDNLHADGNFTPGLAGSQSQLQAVGDGSFRSGSGFKPWQKLRPSIEILCNNQVLSPDMSLATVRAYIWKKSDDLVLNYRVVQGK; encoded by the exons ATGCACCGCGTGGGTAGTACTGGTAACGCAAACAATTCAACTCGCCCTCGAAAGGAGAAGAGATTAACATATGTGTTGAACGATTCTGATGACACAAAG CACTGTGCAGGCATAAATAGTCTGGCCCTACTCACGTCTGCAATATCTGATGGGTCTGATTATCTCTTTACCGGAAGCCGTGATGGAAGGCTAAAACGATGGGCACTAGCTGAGGATGTGGCAACATGCTCTGCTACCTTTGAATCTCACGTGGACTGG GTTAACGATGCTGTTCTTGTCGGTGATAGCACACTCGTTTCTTGTTCTTCAGATACAACCCTTAAG ACATGGAATGCTTTGTCCACCGGAACTTGTCTTAGGACACACCGCCAACACACTGATTATGTTACTTGCCTTGCAGCAGCTGGAAAAAAT AGCAATATTGTTGCCTCTGGTGGCCTTGGTGGGGAGGTTTTTATGTGGGATATTGAAGCTGCGCTTGCTCCAGTCTCTAAGAGCAGTGATGCTATGGTTGATGAATCTTCAAATGGTATACATGGGTCTGCCAACTCACTACCTTTGACAAACTTGCGTAATATCAGCTCAAGTAACAGTATATCCTTGCACACTACTCAAACTCAAGGGTACATTCCAATTGCTGCCAAAGGCCATAAGGAGTCTGTTTATGCATTGGCCATGAACGAAGGTGGAACAATTCTTGTCTCTGGTGGCACAGAAAAG GTTGTACGTGTCTGGGACACAAGATCAGGATCAAAGATTCTAAAGCTTAAAGGTCATACAGATAACATTAGGGCTCTACTTCTGGATCCAAATGGCAG GTATTGTTTATCAGGATCTTCAGACTCTATGATAAG GCTTTGGGATATAGGTCAGCAGAGATGTGTTCATTCTTATGCAGTTCATACAGATTCTGTTTGGGCACTTGCCAGCACCCCGACATTTAGTCATGTTTATAGTGGTGGCAGAGACTTTTCA TTATACTTGACAGACTTGCAAACTAGAGAGAGTAGTTTGCTTTGCACTGGCGAGCACCCCATTCTTCAATTGGCTTTGCACAATGATAACATATGGGTTGCATCAACAGATTCTTCAGTTCATAGATGGCCTGCTGAAGGGTGCAACCCTCAAAAGATTTTCCAAAGAGGCAATTCGTTTTTAGCTGGAAACTTGTCCTTTTCAAGAGCAAGGGTGTCCCTAGAAGGATCTATCCCT gtTCCTATATATAAAGAACCCACCTTATCTATCATGGGCACCCCTGGAATAGTGCAACATGAAGTTTTGAATAATAAAAGGCATGTGCTGACAAAG GATACATCTGATTCAGTGAAGCTGTGGGAGATTACCAGAGGTGTTGTGGTTGAAGATTATGGAAAG GTTTCATTTAAGGAGAAAAAGGAAGAGCTATTTGAGATG GTAAACATTCCTGCATGGTTCACAGTGGATACCAGGCTTGGAAGTTTGTCAGTCCATTTGGACACTCCCCAATGCTTTTCTGCAGAGATGTATTCAGTAGATCTAAACATTGTCGGCAAGCCTGAAGATGACAAG GTTAATTTGGGTCGAGAAACCCTGAAAGGACTCTTGGCTCATTGGTTGAGAAAACGAAAGCAAAGAGTGGGGTCTCCAGCTCCAGCTCTAGCTAATGGAGAATTATCTGGAAAGGATGTTGCTACTAGAAGTCTTGTCCATTCGAGAGCTGAGGTTGATGTAAGTTCTGAGAATGATGCTATGGTTCATCCTCCCTTTGAATTCTCAGCTGTTTCCCCTCCTTCAATTGTTACTGAGGGCTCTCATGGAGGTCCGTGGAGGAAAAAAATTACTGATTTAGATGGAACAGAGGATGAGAAAGACTTTCCCTGGTGGTGTCTAGATTGCGTTTTGAATAATCGGTTACCTACCAGAGAAAATACTAA ATGCAGTTTCTATTTACATCCATGTGAAGGCTCTCCAGTCCAAATCCTGACACAAGGGAAGCTAAGTGCTCCACGTATATTAAGAATTCACAAA GTTATTAACTATGTGGTAGAAAAGATGGTGCTCGATAAACCTTTGGATAACTTACACGCTGATGGTAATTTTACCCCTGGACTTGCTGGGTCACAATCACAACTTCAAGCAGTCGGGGATGGATCTTTCCGATCTGGATCTGGATTCAAACCTTGGCAAAAGCTTAGACCTTCCATTGAAATATTATGCAACAATCAG GTGTTATCTCCTGACATGAGCTTAGCCACGGTGCGAGCTTATATATGGAAGAAATCAGATGACCTGGTCCTAAATTACAGAGTGGTTCAAGGCAAGTGA
- the LOC101491434 gene encoding uncharacterized protein isoform X2, with amino-acid sequence MWDIEAALAPVSKSSDAMVDESSNGIHGSANSLPLTNLRNISSSNSISLHTTQTQGYIPIAAKGHKESVYALAMNEGGTILVSGGTEKVVRVWDTRSGSKILKLKGHTDNIRALLLDPNGRYCLSGSSDSMIRLWDIGQQRCVHSYAVHTDSVWALASTPTFSHVYSGGRDFSLYLTDLQTRESSLLCTGEHPILQLALHNDNIWVASTDSSVHRWPAEGCNPQKIFQRGNSFLAGNLSFSRARVSLEGSIPVPIYKEPTLSIMGTPGIVQHEVLNNKRHVLTKDTSDSVKLWEITRGVVVEDYGKVSFKEKKEELFEMVNIPAWFTVDTRLGSLSVHLDTPQCFSAEMYSVDLNIVGKPEDDKVNLGRETLKGLLAHWLRKRKQRVGSPAPALANGELSGKDVATRSLVHSRAEVDVSSENDAMVHPPFEFSAVSPPSIVTEGSHGGPWRKKITDLDGTEDEKDFPWWCLDCVLNNRLPTRENTKCSFYLHPCEGSPVQILTQGKLSAPRILRIHKVINYVVEKMVLDKPLDNLHADGNFTPGLAGSQSQLQAVGDGSFRSGSGFKPWQKLRPSIEILCNNQVLSPDMSLATVRAYIWKKSDDLVLNYRVVQGK; translated from the exons ATGTGGGATATTGAAGCTGCGCTTGCTCCAGTCTCTAAGAGCAGTGATGCTATGGTTGATGAATCTTCAAATGGTATACATGGGTCTGCCAACTCACTACCTTTGACAAACTTGCGTAATATCAGCTCAAGTAACAGTATATCCTTGCACACTACTCAAACTCAAGGGTACATTCCAATTGCTGCCAAAGGCCATAAGGAGTCTGTTTATGCATTGGCCATGAACGAAGGTGGAACAATTCTTGTCTCTGGTGGCACAGAAAAG GTTGTACGTGTCTGGGACACAAGATCAGGATCAAAGATTCTAAAGCTTAAAGGTCATACAGATAACATTAGGGCTCTACTTCTGGATCCAAATGGCAG GTATTGTTTATCAGGATCTTCAGACTCTATGATAAG GCTTTGGGATATAGGTCAGCAGAGATGTGTTCATTCTTATGCAGTTCATACAGATTCTGTTTGGGCACTTGCCAGCACCCCGACATTTAGTCATGTTTATAGTGGTGGCAGAGACTTTTCA TTATACTTGACAGACTTGCAAACTAGAGAGAGTAGTTTGCTTTGCACTGGCGAGCACCCCATTCTTCAATTGGCTTTGCACAATGATAACATATGGGTTGCATCAACAGATTCTTCAGTTCATAGATGGCCTGCTGAAGGGTGCAACCCTCAAAAGATTTTCCAAAGAGGCAATTCGTTTTTAGCTGGAAACTTGTCCTTTTCAAGAGCAAGGGTGTCCCTAGAAGGATCTATCCCT gtTCCTATATATAAAGAACCCACCTTATCTATCATGGGCACCCCTGGAATAGTGCAACATGAAGTTTTGAATAATAAAAGGCATGTGCTGACAAAG GATACATCTGATTCAGTGAAGCTGTGGGAGATTACCAGAGGTGTTGTGGTTGAAGATTATGGAAAG GTTTCATTTAAGGAGAAAAAGGAAGAGCTATTTGAGATG GTAAACATTCCTGCATGGTTCACAGTGGATACCAGGCTTGGAAGTTTGTCAGTCCATTTGGACACTCCCCAATGCTTTTCTGCAGAGATGTATTCAGTAGATCTAAACATTGTCGGCAAGCCTGAAGATGACAAG GTTAATTTGGGTCGAGAAACCCTGAAAGGACTCTTGGCTCATTGGTTGAGAAAACGAAAGCAAAGAGTGGGGTCTCCAGCTCCAGCTCTAGCTAATGGAGAATTATCTGGAAAGGATGTTGCTACTAGAAGTCTTGTCCATTCGAGAGCTGAGGTTGATGTAAGTTCTGAGAATGATGCTATGGTTCATCCTCCCTTTGAATTCTCAGCTGTTTCCCCTCCTTCAATTGTTACTGAGGGCTCTCATGGAGGTCCGTGGAGGAAAAAAATTACTGATTTAGATGGAACAGAGGATGAGAAAGACTTTCCCTGGTGGTGTCTAGATTGCGTTTTGAATAATCGGTTACCTACCAGAGAAAATACTAA ATGCAGTTTCTATTTACATCCATGTGAAGGCTCTCCAGTCCAAATCCTGACACAAGGGAAGCTAAGTGCTCCACGTATATTAAGAATTCACAAA GTTATTAACTATGTGGTAGAAAAGATGGTGCTCGATAAACCTTTGGATAACTTACACGCTGATGGTAATTTTACCCCTGGACTTGCTGGGTCACAATCACAACTTCAAGCAGTCGGGGATGGATCTTTCCGATCTGGATCTGGATTCAAACCTTGGCAAAAGCTTAGACCTTCCATTGAAATATTATGCAACAATCAG GTGTTATCTCCTGACATGAGCTTAGCCACGGTGCGAGCTTATATATGGAAGAAATCAGATGACCTGGTCCTAAATTACAGAGTGGTTCAAGGCAAGTGA
- the LOC101492178 gene encoding uncharacterized protein → MATLRIARNCHRWLNKNQDYQYRSIFTTVQLQSSWMDKIKNVFTGQNTESGQQQPGIYQFTSDSFTLLNFADEMNKARKIGAFKEYMVGRSSEVTFATAFQKYEAIIRFLGALDPTGENLKTSQKQEAAKHCNCTIADVENALAKFTWAKEAHKKILKLNQEGKPMPKSVAELQKLVGTNPLDLARSNLAQSGQVSRNAFCPCGSKKRYKRCCGKD, encoded by the exons ATGGCTACACTTCGCATCGCAAGGAATTGTCACCGTTGGTTAAACAAAAACCAAGATTACCAGTACCGATCAATTTTCACTACGGTGCAGCTTCAGAGTTCATGGATGGACAAGATCAAAAATGTCTTCACAGGCCAAAATACCGAATCAGGACAACAACAACCAGGCATATATCAATTCACCTCCGACTCGTTCACCTTACTCA ATTTTGCTGATGAAATGAACAAAGCAAGAAAAATTGGGGCGTTTAAGGAGTATATGGTTGGACGAAGCAGTGAAGTTACTTTTGCTACTGCATTCCAGAAATACGAAGCCATTATTCGATTTCTCGGGGCTTTGGATCCCACTGGAGAG AACCTCAAGACCAGTCAAAAACAAGAAGCGGCAAAACATTGTAATTGCACAATTGCTGATGTGGAGAATGCACTTGCAAAGTTTACTTGGGCTAAAGAAGCACACAAGAAGATTCTAAAGTTAAACCAAGAAGGAAAACCCATGCCAAAAAGCGTTGCTGAA CTCCAAAAGCTGGTCGGTACAAATCCATTGGATCTTGCAAGGTCTAATTTGGCTCAAAGTGGACAAGTTAGCCGGAATGCATTCTGTCCATGTGGTTCAAAGAAGAGATATAAAAG GTGCTGTGGAAAGGATTGA
- the LOC101492518 gene encoding uncharacterized protein, whose translation MSKVDLSAICLRPFKLSDVDDFLLWAGDDEVIKNIRWKTCGSREEAQSFIRDVCIPHPWRRSICLNDRSIGFVSVYPWSGDDRCKADIGYAVAANYWGQGIATKALKIALSQVFIDFPDLLRLQAFADVDNTGSIRVLEKAGFLREGVLRKYTYIKGIIKDLVVFSFLSTDEIPLIH comes from the coding sequence ATGTCAAAGGTGGATCTGTCTGCGATATGTCTCCGACCGTTCAAGCTAAGCGACGTTGACGATTTCTTGTTATGGGCCGGGGACGATGAAGTCATAAAAAACATCCGATGGAAGACATGCGGTTCGAGGGAAGAAGCTCAATCCTTCATTAGAGATGTCTGCATACCTCACCCTTGGCGCCGTTCTATCTGTCTAAACGACCGTTCAATCGGTTTTGTTTCTGTGTATCCTTGGTCAGGTGATGATAGGTGCAAAGCTGACATAGGCTATGCTGTTGCTGCTAATTATTGGGGACAAGGTATAGCTACAAAAGCACTTAAGATTGCTCTGTCTCAAGTGTTCATTGATTTCCCTGATTTGTTAAGGTTGCAGGCTTTTGCTGACGTGGACAACACGGGTTCAATAAGAGTTTTGGAAAAGGCTGGGTTCCTTAGAGAGGGAGTTCTTAGAAAGTATACTTATATTAAAGGTATCATCAAGGATTTAGTTGTGTTTAGTTTTTTGTCAACGGATGAAATTCCTCTCATTCATTAG
- the LOC101493723 gene encoding aldehyde oxidase GLOX, with protein MTSITLFLILITLSSLIIPYFHLPLASSSLISPPSNQGQWNLLQPTIGISAMHMQLTHNDKIIIFDRTDFGPSNLPLSNGECRMDPYDTALKTDCTAHSVLYDIYTNTFRSLTIQTDTWCSSGSVLPNGTLIQTGGFNDGERRIRMFTPCFHENCDWIEFPSYLIERRWYATNQILPDNRVIIIGGRKQFNYEFFPKTITSSESSPSSIHLPFLQETNDPNENNLYPFVHLLPNGNLFIFANKRSILLDYKQNRVVKEFPEISGGDPRNYPSSGSSVLLPLDENLNSIEAEIMVCGGAPRGAFEEASKGNFIQALNTCGFLKVTDSNPNWIMKNMPIARVMGDMLILPNGDIIIINGVELGTAGWENGRRPVLTPVIYRSSVTVTESQRFSIMQRASRPRLYHSSAVVLRDGRVLVGGSNPHVNYNFSGVEFPTDLSLEAFSPPYLSPEFDPVRPIIRHVTSYILGYRVFYYVTFTVGKFGSASDVSVRILAPSFSTHSYGMNQRMVVLKLIGVTEVNFGTYYATVVGPSTQEIAPPGYYILFLVHEGVPSSGTWVQLM; from the coding sequence ATGACCTCAATCACATTATTCCTAATTCTCATCACACTATCTTCATTAATCATACCATATTTTCATCTCCCATTAGCATCATCATCATTAATATCACCTCCAAGCAATCAAGGACAATGGAATCTATTACAACCAACCATTGGCATATCAGCTATGCACATGCAACTTACACACAACGACAAAATCATAATTTTCGACCGAACCGATTTTGGTCCATCAAACCTCCCTCTTTCAAATGGAGAGTGTCGTATGGACCCATACGACACTGCCCTTAAAACTGATTGCACTGCTCACTCCGTTCTATACGACATTTACACAAACACCTTCCGCTCATTAACAATTCAAACAGATACATGGTGTTCCTCTGGCTCCGTTCTCCCAAACGGAACGTTGATCCAAACCGGTGGTTTCAACGACGGAGAACGCCGTATCCGAATGTTCACACCATGCTTCCACGAAAACTGCGATTGGATTGAATTTCCAAGTTACTTAATCGAAAGAAGATGGTATGCAACAAATCAAATTCTACCAGATAATCGTGTTATTATCATCGGTGGTAGAAAACAATTCAACTACGAATTCTTTCCTAAAACAATAACTTCTTCTGAATCATCTCCTTCATCGATTCATTTACCTTTTCTACAAGAAACTAACGATCCAAACGAAAACAATTTATATCCATTTGTTCATCTTTTACCAAACGGAAACCTATTCATTTTCGCAAATAAACGATCCATTTTACTCGATTACAAACAAAACCGTGTCGTTAAAGAATTTCCCGAAATTTCAGGTGGTGATCCACGTAACTATCCAAGTTCAGGCTCATCGGTTCTTCTTCCATTAGACGAAAACCTAAACTCAATTGAAGCTGAAATCATGGTTTGTGGTGGTGCGCCACGTGGCGCGTTTGAAGAAGCTTCCAAAGGAAACTTCATTCAAGCACTTAACACGTGTGGATTTCTTAAAGTAACAGATTcaaatcctaattggattatGAAAAATATGCCAATAGCAAGAGTAATGGGAGACATGTTAATTTTACCTAACGGCgacattattataattaacggCGTTGAATTAGGTACAGCCGGTTGGGAAAACGGACGTCGACCGGTTTTAACGCCGGTAATTTACCGGTCATCGGTAACGGTAACGGAATCTCAACGGTTTAGTATAATGCAAAGAGCTTCAAGGCCAAGACTATATCATTCCTCTGCGGTGGTTTTAAGAGATGGAAGAGTTTTAGTTGGTGGAAGTAATCCACATGTGAATTACAATTTCAGTGGAGTTGAATTTCCAACGGATTTAAGTTTGGAAGCGTTTTCTCCGCCGTATTTATCACCAGAATTTGATCCGGTGCGTCCAATTATAAGGCACGTCACCAGTTATATATTAGGGTATAGAGTTTTTTACTATGTTACATTTACAGTGGGTAAATTTGGTTCGGCGAGTGATGTGTCTGTTAGGATTTTGGCACCTTCGTTTAGTACACACTCATATGGAATGAATCAGAGGATGGTGGTTTTGAAGTTGATTGGGGTAACGGAAGTGAATTTTGGGACTTATTATGCTACTGTTGTGGGACCATCTACTCAAGAGATTGCACCACCAggttattatattttgtttttagtgcATGAAGGTGTGCCTAGTTCTGGAACATGGGTGCAACTCATGTAG
- the LOC140919853 gene encoding benzyl alcohol O-benzoyltransferase-like, with protein MLVELIRKAKVEVTEEYMNSVADLMDIKERCLFTTVRSCFVSDVARVKLSEVNFGWGEAMYGGVAKGGVGPFTGVTFIVPYKNAKGEESLMLPISLPYEDMKRFSNELDEMIGSNQNHPITNLYNWI; from the coding sequence ATGTTGGTGGAGTTAATAAGAAAAGCAAAAgttgaagttacagaggaaTACATGAATTCTGTTGCAGATCTTATGGATATTAAAGAACGATGTTTATTTACAACTGTAAGGTCTTGTTTTGTGTCAGATGTAGCTCGTGTTAAACTTTCAGAAGTGAATTTTGGATGGGGTGAGGCGATGTATGGTGGTGTGGCAAAAGGTGGAGTTGGACCATTTACTGGAGTAACCTTTATTGTCCCGTATAAGAATGCAAAAGGAGAAGAAAGTTTAATGTTACCAATTTCCTTGCCCTACGAAGATATGAAGAGATTTTCTAATGAGTTAGATGAAATGATTGGTAGTAACCAAAATCATCCTATAACCAATCTATATAATTGGATTTGA
- the LOC101506394 gene encoding benzyl alcohol O-benzoyltransferase-like yields the protein MSSSTLTFTVRRCQSELVSPIAPTPREIKLLSNIDDQEGLRFNIPLIFIYRHEPSMIEKDPVKVLKHSLSQTLVYYYPFAGRIREGDNRKLMVDCNGEGVMFIEAEADVTLDQFGDTLQPPFPCFQQLLYDAPDIGQIIDCPLLHIQVTRIKCGGFILALTINHTMCDASGFKQFMNAWAEMAGGSHQPSIQPIWFREFLMGREPPHISFNHREYEQLLPNTTKEEDTTTIVHKSFFFTHSHIATIRRLVPLNLRQCTDFDLITACFWYCHTKAMQLEPNEDVRIMCVVNARSMFKKINRSSLVGYYGNCFAFPAAVTTAGKLCGNSLGYAVELIRKAKSKVTEEYMYSVADLMSIKEHCLYTTVRSCFVSDLTRAKFVEVDFG from the exons ATGAGTTCATCAACATTAACATTCACAGTACGAAGGTGTCAATCAGAGTTGGTATCTCCAATTGCACCAACACCTCGTGAAATTAAACTGTTATCAAACATAGATGATCAAGAAGGACTTCGTTTCAATATTCctcttatatttatatatcGTCACGAACCATCAATGATAGAGAAAGATCCTGTTAAAGTTCTTAAACATTCACTCTCACAAACACTTGTGTATTACTATCCATTTGCAGGAAGAATTAGGGAGGGAGATAATCGCAAGTTGATGGTGGATTGCAATGGAGAAGGTGTCATGTTCATTGAAGCTGAAGCTGACGTAACACTTGATCAATTTGGTGACACTCTGCAACCTCCATTTCCATGTTTCCAACAACTTTTATATGATGCTCCAGACATAGGACAAATTATTGATTGTCCCCTTCTACACATACAG GTGACACGTATCAAGTGCGGTGGTTTTATACTTGCTTTAACTATAAACCACACTATGTGCGATGCAAGTGGGTTCAAACAATTTATGAATGCTTGGGCGGAAATGGCTGGAGGATCACATCAACCTTCCATTCAACCTATATGGTTTAGAGAATTCTTAATGGGAAGAGAACCACCTCACATTTCATTCAACCATCGCGAATACGAACAACTCCTCCCAAATACCACCAAGGAAGAAGATACCACTACCATAGTTCATAAATCTTTCTTCTTTACACATTCTCACATAGCTACGATTCGTCGCTTGGTTCCACTTAATCTTCGTCAGTGCACCGATTTCGATCTTATCACTGCATGCTTTTGGTACTGTCACACAAAAGCAATGCAGTTAGAGCCAAATGAAGATGTACGAATTATGTGTGTTGTGAATGCACGTTCTATGTTTAAGAAAATTAACCGTTCATCACTTGTTGGGTACTATGGTAACTGTTTTGCGTTTCCAGCCGCTGTCACTACTGCAGGGAAGCTTTGTGGAAACTCGTTAGGTTATGCAGTGGAGTTGATAAGAAAGGCAAAAAGTAAAGTTACAGAGGAATATATGTATTCTGTTGCAGATCTTATGAGTATTAAGGAACATTGTTTATATACAACTGTAAGGTCTTGTTTTGTGTCAGATTTGACTCGTGCTAAGTTTGTAGAAGTGGATTTTGGATGA